AGCAGGTGCGGCTCCTTGGCCAGGGCGCGCGCAATGGCCACCCGCTGCTTCTCGCCGCCCGACAGCTCCGAGGGCCGCTGGTGCATGCGGTTGGTCATGCCCACTTCGCCCAGCGCGATCTCGGCGCGCGCGCGGGCCTCTGCGGGGGAAAAGCCCTTGTACTTCAGGATGATGGCCACCTGCTGCAGGGCGCTCAAGGCCCCGAACAGGTTGAAGCCCTGGAAGATGAAGCCGCAGTGGTCCAGCCGGAACCGGTCGATCTTGCCGGGGCTCAGGCCCCACAGGTCCTCGCCCATGGCGCTCACCGACCCCTCGTCGGGCTTCAACAGACCCGAGAGCGTCGCCACCAGGGTCGACTTGCCCGAGCCTGATGGCCCCATGACCATGGTCACGTCGCCGTGCAGGGCGTCGAAGTCGACGGCCTTCAGCACCTCGATATGGGTGCGGCCGGTCTTGAACCGCTTGGTCAGGCCCTTGGCCACCAGGGCATGGGCGCCGGGAACGCCGGAGGTCTGGCTCATCGCAGCAGGTCCGCAGGTTGGCTCTTCTTGAGGATACCCATGGCCATCAGGCCCGAGGCCATGGAGATCGCCATCAGCAGGATCGCCACGCCGATCACCGCATTGATGGGGAAGCCCATGGGCAGGCCCGCGCCCTTGGCCAGGAAATAGACCCCGGTGGTGAACAGGGCCGTGGCCCCCAGGCCGACGACGCCGACCCAGAACGACAGCTCCACCACGATCAGCCGCAGCGAGCCCATGGAGACCCCCAGCGCGCGGAGGCTGGCGAACTCCTTGATATTGGCCAGGATCGCGCCCCGCAGGGTCTGGGAGGTGATCCCCACCCCGATCAGGAAGCCCAGGAACACCGAGAAGCCCAGGAAGATGCCGATGATCTGCTCCTTCAGCAGGGCGCCCTCATTGGCCTTGGCCAGCTCCGCCCGCGTCCAGACGCGGTAGGTCCCCTTGGAGACCGCGTTCATCTGGTCGCGCACCAGTTCGGCCTGGGCGGG
The sequence above is drawn from the Phenylobacterium glaciei genome and encodes:
- a CDS encoding ABC transporter ATP-binding protein, translating into MSQTSGVPGAHALVAKGLTKRFKTGRTHIEVLKAVDFDALHGDVTMVMGPSGSGKSTLVATLSGLLKPDEGSVSAMGEDLWGLSPGKIDRFRLDHCGFIFQGFNLFGALSALQQVAIILKYKGFSPAEARARAEIALGEVGMTNRMHQRPSELSGGEKQRVAIARALAKEPHLLFADEPTSALDGENGQIVIQLLQRAAKSHGAAVICVTHDPRLEAYADRIIHIEDGRILDDRRTTPAPGGAKTPELIGA